The Chelmon rostratus isolate fCheRos1 chromosome 9, fCheRos1.pri, whole genome shotgun sequence sequence ACCATGTCTTGGGTTTAGACAGCTTTTATTGGGTGAAGAGAATATTCAAGGACACCTTGAGGTGAACATGGCTCTGAGGAAACACACTCTGATGAGTTCAAAATCTATATTTATAtctgaaaagagacatttaataatttcaaataaggtttttttaatgcaacttATGTCAATATACTTTTACGTGACAGTATTATTAAAGTAGGCAAAATTTGTTGGATGCAACACCACAAATTTTGTGTACTACCATATTATAATGAATTGTTTCCCACGTATCGGTGTAATTCTGTACACAATTATAAAGTGTGACACATTATGACAACGCTGCTGTGCTAAGTGCTGTTCATGAATCAGAATTGCTTTAATATATACAGcctgattttaaaaacataaaatgactgTCAGTGCTCTTAAAATAAATCCAGGGTTAAGTGTGATGCTTTGGCACATTTTCAGCAGTTACACCAGTCTTCTGCGGTCagtggggggtggggttggggggaTTGCTAATAATGAACCACATACAGGGAGGCAGGTGTGAGTCAATGTTTAGTGTTCAGCAAGTCAATgaactgtgtgtctgcttatAGCCAATCAGCAGTTTGCTGGTTCACTTCAGTAGACAAGCTTCTGGTCTGATAAGCTTGCAAAGTGAAATTAATCCACAATCTCGTATTTGTCTCAGGCCTCCACAGCTTCTCCCCATTTTCAGTCACAGGATTTTTTCCGAGGGTCCAGGCCTGTGCTGTCCTCATTTGCCCTTAGGCCTCTCCATAGTGGAACGCAGTGGAAGAGTGCCCTCTGCCCACGAGTCGGGGTACTGCATCATCTTCTGCCACAGACTGACTTCCTCTCCAACGGAGTCCTTTtccacttcctcctttcctATTTTTACAGTGCCTGCAGGGGTGATAATTACACGGTGAAGGCAAATTTAGTGCAAAGTTTGTTCCTATCACCAGCAAATTCCTTTTGATCAATCTTTGCACAGGGTGAAGAACATGCAGCAGTAATGCAAAATTAAGCTCATCTTTCTCACAAAAGCAGTTATGCTTGGACAAAACAGAACTCTTTAAACTAGAAAATGGTAGATCTGGTataactttctctttttttaatgaagattTATACACCCacataaaaaggtaaaaaggtTGTTCCCCACCCCCGGTGGGAGATCCAAACACTGAATTTCAATTAAAGTGAAAGAATTACCAgaacaaaaagataaataaactgAAGCAGTATAATTCAGGGTGAAtcaaggcaaaaacaaaaaaacaaaagactcaacTTCCTAAGatgaagcaaaaacatgaaagtagCAGCTCAGCCCTACAGAGCTTTAGTTCcatttctaaaatgtaaatgattcTATTTGCAATGTGATACTCAGTTAGAGGGCAACAGATCAGAAGATCTCACAGAACGACGAAGTACAAAAAGGAGAAATCACATGTAAGAAAGCCAGGTGGAAAAAATGAGAACATATCATATCATGGACAAAATTATTGTACCATTTCCAGAGCTGAGACGGACTCCTCCCTGGAATTCATTGCTCAACAAggcctctctgtcccacacaGTCAGCTCCAGACACatctccttcagctgctccagAGCCAGTTCTTTGTACACAAATGTGTGGTCATAGTGAGGGTTCAGGTTCTTCTTCACAACTGGAGTCTTCCTCTTTGTGGTTTTAGCCTTAGTTGGGAACAAGTACCTGCAGAACCGCAAATACAGGGTTagtttaaaaagataaatgctTGTATGAAGTCAACAGATTTTCACTAACCCTTTCACAAAGCTGTCTGATGTTCCTCCTGATTTAATTGCCACCAGATTCTTCGCCTCTTTAATTAGGACGTGCAGTTCTCCCCTTTCCTCGTTGAAAACCTTCTTTCCTGAGCAGAAGAACAGTCACACTTACAAAATTAAGACAATGCGTCTcaaacacagccacagctgAATACAGTTTGTTATCATAGTCTTACCTTTGATGCTCTCAGTTGTTGGCTTTTTAGGTGTGACATACTTCAAGGAGATCACCAACTCTCCTTTGTACTGAGCAAAAGCTGACGTCGGCACAGCAGACGCTGCCTATTTAAGATATTTAGGAAGCACAAGAAACCCAAACAACAATACAGTTCGCATGTTAAATCCCTACTAACATGCAGGCCTCTTCACTAAAACCTGGCAAATGCTGGGTGGCTGAGGCTGATACAGATGTCGATATTTGAGTGTGAATATAAATCCCATTAACAACATACCAACTTTTAAACATAGACAACTGTATGTACTGAGGGTCCCTTTAAATTTGACAAGGTGAAAAAATATTCTacttaaataataattttgaaGAATGCACTAAGAACactttgtggttttttttatcACCCTCAAGAATACCTAAGTTTACTCAAGgagtccttgagtaccacttgagcATACTTGAAGGGTAAATTGgcacaactttttacaaacCTTAAGTGTACAGAAGTACACCAACAACAATAATGATTCATGagcttttaaagcttttaaaacacacttgcagtacaattgtattgAATaaccaatgtgttggaaatatacttaaatgcATGCTAAAAGTGTATTACAAAggagttaaaaaataaatattcacgCTTTTCAATAGTAAACTAACTTACCACTAGAAGTATTGCAGAAgtagtatattcatttttaacgCATTTAAGTACAACTTAATAacatctatttagaagtacactACAAGTgtatgtcaaacatactttaaattaagcacaaaaagttAAAGTGTACTTATAATGAAGTAAACTCCACAGAACGCCTTTAAAtacttgacatttttttgtttacataGTGTCACGCatgtaacagacagacagacagacaaaaacacaaacaaatccatCCTGGTTTTCAAAGTATCCTGTGCAGTTTTTGACCTCTAGTAGTGCTATGGAGCAGTTTTGCTATGAGCAGGCCTCCGTTTAGTTTCTCTTGAGCATCAGGATGTGGATGCACACAAACGCAGAAAAGAAGACTCATGTACACAATGCAAGATCCAAACTTTTAAGGAAAAACGTTGCAAGTCTATTATGAGGAGGAAAATCCATTGAATATACCTGAATATAAACATACTTTTTGTTTGCTAATAAGAAAACCCTACAGGGCGATTGAACACAGAGTTCATCATAgaatgataaagaaaaaaaaaaaaggtttctctTTACCTTTGCCATGAGAGCAACGCAGTCCAAGTGCGAGGAGCTGAGGTCCCGGCAGTCCAGAGCGATTTCCACCTCTCCCAGGAAGGCGTTGCGGCTGAGGCGACCATGATGCCAGACTGATATCAACATGGAGCGGGTTAACAGCTGAGAGCGACTAATAGAGTACTGTtggtgaagatgaggaggagaagacaggaTGGATCAAAGGCCTGTCTCAATACTGTGGCGTAGAAGTCTTATATAATTTTAATGCTTTGGTGCTGAGGGAAGTTTAAATAAATCATGGAACAGATCAAAGCAGAAGGAGGATTCAGATCTGATTGAAAGTTGCATCTTAAATGATTACCTTCTTCCTAACCTTTAAAGAGCAAATCCAAACGTACAGAGCATTCATTTGTTACAAATTGATTCTTATGACTAATTTCCTTTGCAGcacttgtcttttttatttaaggTGACTCAACATCGGAGGCCAGGAGCAAAATCAATATTTGACAACAGCTATTCTAATCTGCAATGTCAATATCAATCTTAAGGTCTCTGTAGGTGTGGTCATTATTTGCAGCAGGCATGGCGCAAGGTCACTAATCAGGGAGTGTCACTGAGTCAACAGGATAAGGTCGTCAACAGTGGTACAGTTAGAGAGATGCCAGTTATTAACCATCAccttcagtgtttctttgtAGACGGGGTTGACTGTGTTCCTCTTAATGCTGGTCTTCCTTTTGCTCTGACGAGATTTGTCAGGGAGCAGATAACATTTGACATAACTGCAAGACATAAACAGAAAGATGTGTCACACAGTGTTTCTCCCAGGCAGGGCTACTGCTcttttgctgcatttcctgGCTAACTGCTATACAAAATATGTGTTGACATTTAGTTTCCTGTGAAGCTCAAGTAATCACCTCTGGGATGTGATTACCAagactgtgtaaacacagcaaCCTCTTATCTACGCTGATCAAAGCTGTGTTAACATCAtgaggggagtgtgtgtgtgtgtgtgtgcagaagaaAAACGTGTCTGTGTCAATTTGAACCAAAGTTTGAGAAGAGTTGCttcaaatatgtgttttgcGTTGTGGAGCTTCATGTTATAGCTATACTAGTTGTTACTACATACGGGTTGGAAAGCTGCCGTGAGGCATCGCCGCAGGCCAGCCCGTGGCACTCCTTGATGAAGACCTGGAGGCTCTCAGTCTGTTCTTCGTAGCTCATAGAGAAGACGATGTCTCCGCTCACCTCCACACTGTCGAAGTCTCCTGCTTCACTGTAAATACTCATCAGGCTGCCCAGTGTGCTCTGGAGGAACATACATACACCTGACCTGAATAAATAACCATTAAAagttcctgtgtttgtttcatgaaTTAATACCAAAATGTTGACTTTTAGATTTGGGTTAGACGTGCTCTAAAGCTTAATGCCACAGATCAGTTCAAAAAAGtagaaatgacaaagaaatcagaCGTAGCAAATAAATACTGGAGGGATAACAGAAAGTGAGTGAATTAGTAGAAGGCAGTTTCTGTCCGCCTAAATCCAGAGTGACAGCATGAAAGTCATGCTGGCCATTTGCTTCCACCTGAGGCTTTGGTAACTATAGAAACATTTTGTTAGACTGAACACATCAGTTTTACACGTCCTAACTTGCTGGAGGATATCCTGAGGTTAAAGATGCTCTTTCAGATTATCTGACATCA is a genomic window containing:
- the sytl4 gene encoding synaptotagmin-like protein 4 isoform X4; this translates as MPGASESTDSFLQPVDLKKMTGDWFYDQRVNRFSTTPGHVLVRVSLKKRPQPKKRETTGELLLRSTEINSDPPIPVPRTMQKSQTENNKGHSSENSGSIASRASSESKDSWSKPTHSDTESAENASVISSKTETDSGRVTPEQPRIESCSVQSSRAGSSVSSMTVPVKAAFVSADANTEVNTEANTAPEVKPVNPSPVLDVDRLFKKSIKRDPRAAAEYVSTLDLRDGPNTSEAAMLNRSRSVPGLDVQLEDGEEEEEEDIDSLVSFHKRTMASSSSSLCSSKSTLGSLMSIYSEAGDFDSVEVSGDIVFSMSYEEQTESLQVFIKECHGLACGDASRQLSNPYVKCYLLPDKSRQSKRKTSIKRNTVNPVYKETLKYSISRSQLLTRSMLISVWHHGRLSRNAFLGEVEIALDCRDLSSSHLDCVALMAKAASAVPTSAFAQYKGELVISLKYVTPKKPTTESIKGKKVFNEERGELHVLIKEAKNLVAIKSGGTSDSFVKGYLFPTKAKTTKRKTPVVKKNLNPHYDHTFVYKELALEQLKEMCLELTVWDREALLSNEFQGGVRLSSGNGTVKIGKEEVEKDSVGEEVSLWQKMMQYPDSWAEGTLPLRSTMERPKGK